From Methanophagales archaeon, a single genomic window includes:
- a CDS encoding GIY-YIG nuclease family protein: MKGVYVLIIEKSIGEELEIGKLGTIEFKSGFYAYVGSALSGLEQRIKRHLRREKRLHWHIDYLLASPGADVREVIFKETSNREECMIARKMHEQLEHIKGFGCSDCRCESHLFFCNSQDRLLEV, encoded by the coding sequence ATGAAGGGAGTATACGTGTTGATCATAGAGAAAAGCATAGGAGAGGAGCTGGAGATAGGGAAGCTGGGCACAATAGAATTCAAGTCTGGCTTTTATGCTTATGTTGGCTCTGCTCTATCCGGATTGGAGCAGCGAATAAAGCGGCATCTGCGTCGTGAGAAGCGATTGCACTGGCATATAGATTATCTCCTGGCGAGTCCCGGTGCCGATGTACGGGAAGTGATATTTAAGGAGACGTCAAATCGTGAGGAATGCATGATAGCGAGGAAGATGCATGAGCAACTGGAGCATATAAAGGGTTTTGGATGCAGTGATTGCAGATGTGAAAGCCATCTCTTCTTCTGCAACAGCCAAGACAGGCTTTTAGAGGT